The region GCATGTCCATCCGGTCTGAAGCGCGTAGCTCTCGAGCCCCACGCACTGGCGGTGAGCTGCGCAAATGCGGCAGACTAGTCTTGCTGGCCATAGGACCCTTTCCGGGAAGGTGGAACTCCAGCCAGAAAGAAACGGCACCAAACGTCTTCACTTCTTCAGGAATGGAGATTTTAAAAGCTGGACCTTTAGCTTGTTGAGCAGGAATCCGGCAGGCGAGGGGCAGGATGAGAGTGGCCACGCGGCTTATAGTGGTGTTAGGATTGATGCTTCGTAAAGTGTTGGTGTACAGCAATTCTGATCCTAAATGCtggataatataaaaaaaacagataacaatcaaattaaattaaaatgaaaagacagAAGCAGCATCATTCTCACCTCATGGTGTTTATTGACTTTCTTCTTTAACCCTCATTCTCTTTGTAGATTAAAATTTTCAATGCGAGATTACTTTACTATTAATTCCATTTATTAATAAATCTATTAAGTGAGAAGGTTTCATACCATCCTCTTGGTTCCGCAGCCCGTCAGAGGGAAGGTGGTGGTTACGTGGGTTAAGTTATAAAATACTGGACAGGTCGGATCATTCAGCTGGAGAGCAGAGAAATGCAGCTTCTCCAGGAAGGAGATTGGCAGCACTAGAGACATCTGCAGCTCACGCTCCTTACATTTCAACTCTAACAGGgaaattttcatgaaaattatctttacatttaaatgaaatgagGGTGAGACAAACACGATGAGTAAGACTTCTGAAGACAGTCCTGCGCTTAAACTAATCATGATGGTTTTGAAACAACAGATATAGGTAGAATTGCTAGTGTTTTAGGTTTTTTGTGTCATGGTTTTAtaaaagttttgtatttttttattctcttcaaataaaatattgaattttatatcagaaagaaaaaagaataaagatAAAATCAATCCAATACCTTTGGATTGTAATGGTGACTATAGCTGGTTAAATATATAGATGGAACACAAACAAAGTATGATTAAGAATGTAAACAGATGTAAGaatatcattaatttattatgcaaacaTTGACATTATTTGCTGACAGTTGAATGTTTTAATCTGTCGGGGGGGGGTTCTAAATATAAATTTTGTACttctaacaaataaacaaaaaacagaagacATCTTTAGTGTTACAAATCATTATTGCTGCTGACATTAGGTATCACTATAGTTCAACAGGACAGTGCATTAGAGTATGTTTTGGTTGGTGTTTTTTGCTCTGTTCTGATGTGTGTGAGTTTAGTGTCCATGTGCTCTGTAATAAagctttagtttgtttctgatttCATTACAGATGCCTGTCACTGTTATGTGCAGTATGACATTAGGAATACTGCAACATCTGAGGCTTACAGTATCTGCAAAACCATTCTGCATATTAAGCAGTACAGGCTGAAATTGTGGAAGTGTAAAGCTTAGGTTTAATGATTTACAACAAAACCAACTAACGTCATTATTACCTGTTCCAGGCGGCAGAGGGTCTGTTTGCACTGAAAGAGAGTGAAACTACATGAAATAAAGATCACAGGCATTTGATCTCCCATTGccagttttttaaaataataacaggAAAACGAGAGTTAAACAATCTTACTTTGCTGAAGCCATATACACCTGATGTTAGACTGCAGGCTGTGAAACAAACAATAAGGTGTTTAACTGAGCTGTCAgttgtatatttgttttataaagaATTAGAGTTGATTGCTGACTACCTCTGAGTATTAGCAGCGAAACAAACGGACAGCAGATGGGCGAACTGATTCGGACCTCGGACCCAGGACAGCTTCACGGAGCTCTGGAAATTCTGGCCTATTTCCATTGTTGATATGAAGAGCCCCGGCGGACCAGTCACACCAATTTCAGACAAACTGCATTGAGAAATGACCAGGGATTTCAACTAatttactgaataaattatttagcTTTAAGTATTATGGTGCTTGTGTTTTTGAGTTCATAATGTGTGAATGATGTGAGAATTTAGATGATTCCTTTCTATTAATTAGAAAAGCATAAAACCAAATTGAATCATCAAAAATTATAACGACTACACACTTCAGTGCACCAGTGTGTTTATTCTGAATGGAGCAAACTTATCAGAGTAAAAGGAATTAGGAATTAATTCATGCACgcttagggccctattttaacgatctaaacgcaaagtgtaaagcgcatggtgcttgtgcactcagggcgtgtccaaatccacttttgccattttaacgacggaaaaacgggtGCCGTCTTAATAACTAATGGGCGTAACATCCAATATACCAATCAAAgtgtccctttaagagcgagatgcgctcgcgccatggcggatcactatttacatggcggGATTCGTTGTCGGAAAAGCTGAACGAAGAAACTGATCTGCTCGTGCGCAAAGTTAAAGCGCACGAGCAGATCATCCACGGTACAAGCAGTAATCCAACAAAGCTCCgcgcgatgagtcagttaatatatatatgttgtgtattggcatgattgttcaattaattagccaatttccttcgtcattataagtagtaataggctgaattgcaaataggtagcctaattctaatacacacaatgactatccatcattacatttttatatttatgtagcctacaaaataatattcttttacactgtaatccttttgttttaaatatttggcatgtttgtgtgatgcgcatctgtgtgtaataagcaaagtcaacacgcactgtggacccgcccagaggcgcattttctaccaacgcgctctttaaataacaaagctCCTTTAAAATAGCAATAcgccagcaatgtgcctgaacacacctctattttagaccagcacgcccatgggcgcacaaatgagtgcaaatgcatttgctaattaaacaacgtggcgctggacgggaaaatgcaaacGGCGCCGGATTGAAACTAGAAAACACTTGCACtgcgccttgcatcgcattgtgccgggtgtatgatagggccctaagtTTACTGGACTTAAGTAATTCGGGTCAGACCAGGTGGAGGATGGATAAGAACCTGATCTAGATTACATCCCAGTCTTcttcaaaatgtcaaaatgtctttttatttttatttttttgttcagcaGTAACAGCTGTTGAACATCTGGGCAGAGGTGATTCAAAGGAACCTTGACAACACATctctctttttataaataaaaccatTGAGCAGTCTATAATTGTTCTGAACTTCGATTATTGTGCAAACAGACGATGTGTGTGTGCCAGGTTCAGGGCTGCTAATGTACTGTACTGTCTCTGACATGAATTCCGCTTGAAAAAACCTTGAATGTATTACTGCTGTGCCTGACTTTGTgcccttttcatttattttatgtttttttttttttggacaaaattctgtctataaataaacaaacctcTAGCTCTATCATCAATATTACactgatttaatatttaatagccAAATTCTCATCTCAATCATTTAAATGAAGCTGTTCTtggaaattgcaaaaaaaaaaaaaaaaagaaaaaaaaaaagaaaatatatatatatatatatatatatatatatatatatatatatatatatatatatatatatatatatatatatatatatatatacattacatttactcattatttattcattattcattcatgaagcagacgcttttatccaaagcgacttacaaatgaggacagtggaagcaatcaaaaacaacaaaaagagcaatgatatataagtgatataacaagtctcagttaggttaacacagtacacgtagcatgggcttttaaataatataataaataaaaagaaaacagatagaataaaaaaagaatagagcaagctagtgttagaggtctttacacacacacagagacacacacacacacactcacacacacacacaacacatatttatatatatatatatatatatatatatatatatatatatgtatacacacaattgcataataaattaaaagaaaatagaatacaaaaagattagaaaggtagttagatttttttaagaatagaattagaataatgAGTGTTAAACGTTAGAGGGTAAACGTAAATAAAGATATGTATATATGAGACTGCCACGCAAAAACATAAGTTTATTCAATAGGGTTAGGTTTTTATTCCACATCTTAAAATTCCAAGTGTCAGAACACTAACATTAGTACAATTACCATGTTACTACAGACTATATGTGAAAGTGATTGTGTCCTTTAATCTTTAAAACAACGGGAAGAAATGTAACATAACGatttcatcatatatatataggcctataattatAATTTGAATCTATTACTTGAACAGACAATGAACAGAGATGTGGTCTGCAGATGAGCTTCTGGTGTTTGAGCTGTGACATTGACAGCACTCGAATCCAGTGGACGTTGTAAATATACAGGAAAAACATGGCAGAGAACCAGACAGTTGAGTAGGTGTGTGCTACACTGTCAATCAGCGTATGACATCAGCACAAGATATAACTGTCCTGTGCTGTCAGCTCACCTCTGTACTCTTGAGTCCACTGTAATGTTGACATGGACCTCCTCAAAGGGCAGTACGTGGATTACAGTGCCTCCTGCTGGACTGACCCCTGTGAACTCCGGCACAACTGAGCAGCCAGCTCCGCTTTCAACTGCAATAGATCATTACACACTGTTAAACTGCCTACAAATGTGCATGGAACAGTCATATCTTATTCAtctttttatatgtttaaatatattaatcaaacgctttttgtattttacatttatgtatttagtcTCATATTTGGTATCACTTTAGTCACATGACACACAAAACCTTCAAATACACAGACTACACTCTAGTGAGATACATTCAAAAACACTTACAAAAGTGTATGACTATTAGAGTATAGCATAAATACAGGAGTGCAGATACAGTGAAATTTAACAATAAGCTTTAAGGTTTCTTTATATTAcactaatgtaaaatatattttacagtagaTAAAAAGATTAGGAAAGATAGGTTGAGATATAAAACAACTGAATATTAACTCAATGCTCAATTAACTCAATTAACATTGTGCAACACAACACcatattcacatttacatttaatcatttaacagatgcttttatccaaagcgacttacaaatgagaacaatagaagcagtcaggtcaacaagagaacaacaacagtaaacaagtgccatgacaagtctcagttagtctagtatagaatgcctagccaggttttttttattttttttaaatttcatataaTGTCAATTGTTGAATTCAGCATCCTCTGCCAGAAAGTATTACAGTGTTGGTAATGATCTTATTTGCCGTACTAGAGCAGTTTCTTACTATTCTGACAAAACACTCTCTATCTCCCATAGACACTCATCCAGCAAGAACACAGCACATGTAAGAAGTACAAATCAGTTCATTAGTTCATCAGTTAGGAGTTTGTGGGTGTACGATGTGCTAAAGTACTTACTGTACGTAGAACAGTACAATTTCTCTCATCTAAAGTGTGTTCTGTAATTACACTGTATGTGTAATTATTGTAAAATCCCTGTAGATGAGACTGTAGGCATGCATCCCTCATGCAAGAATATGGTCAACTATAGTGCTTTGCATTTCATCAAAAACAAATAACCTCTAACCCCTTCATTTCTCTTTCCCCTCCTCTTTCTCTTTGTCTCGCACCTCTAGGATTAATTTTCCCGAGATAAATGCTTGCTCTTTGAGTTCTTTGACACTTGAGGTAATTGGGCCAAGTGAATCATATATTGTGTGTCAGCAATCGAAGAGAAACTGTGATCTCACGGCTCTAATGCAAGTGTCCAGCAAACATGGGAACATCTTTAGTACTGGTGAATGAAGTTGGTTGAGAGAATCtggatcatttttattttatttgtttgaacaTTTGTTCTCCACATAATTCCTATATTTCAGATATGTTATAGAAGCAACATAATTATTTCATACCTTTATAACTTTGTTACTAAATGTTACTATATTACTAACTATTATGAAAAATATGACTGATAGAATGTATATATGATGTAGTTTCGCCCATTTCAGATTTTTCATTAgttatatttttgaatatttttacagCTTCAAGCTAGGGTAATTTATTAGTTCACTGTGAATATTCAGATGAAATGCTGACCTGTTATTAGGAGATGCACAGGTACAGTGGATAGCGGCTCAGCCTTGCTATCAGATGAAGGAAAATCCTCCACCATGATCAGAACTGAATACTGACCCAGACGGGCTCTACCTTCATACAGCAGTGTACATGTCTCCTTCCAGGGTTAAACACAAGCATTTTGGGAAGAAACcacataatattaaatattgaatgtattgaaaaaaaaattatgttacaaTTTCATTGAAACAAATGCAAATATAGGTAAAGTAAAGATGTCTGACTTCATTAAGCTGCAGAAATTCACCAAGTTCAGTATTCTTAAAACGGCAGCGAATCTCATCTCCATCCAAATCCATCACATTCACCGGGATTTCTTGAGGACAAGCAGCTTGTAACCTGACACAAGAGAAGCACAGGTTtaagacatacagtatattttcggTCAGTATTTCTGGGCATGGGAAGCACTGTTCACCTAACTGGAGGAGGAAGAGCCACAAACGGAGGCTGGTTAACACGGTTAGTGTCAGCTCTGACAGACAGATCTGCTCGTGAATCCAGTGGCACGGCTCTTTCGGATCTGAAGGGAGTGAACACAGTGTGAGATTTCAGTCGCTCCACAGGTGAGGGACACAGACAGAGTGCGTGATCACTCACCCGAGCTGAAGGGCAGATGTGTGGTGTTCAGGGATGTTCTTCTGCCACTGATGAAGACACCAGCCAGGTGAAGGTAAAGCCCCTGTCAGAGGAGAGGAGCTGAGCTGATCCTTGCAGTCTCCTCCGTTACACAGCTCATCCAGGGCCGGACACGGCAGACTGGACACCACACTGTAATGAGCCCTGACCTGCAGCACACAGCCGCCAAAAATTTAACACAATAAGCCCTGCCTGTGGCTCTTTATCCCTTGTTTGGCCTATGAGTGATAGTTCAGTTCTTTGTCTGttcttgtgtgtatatatatatatatatatatatatatatatatacatattgtctttgttttagtaaagaataattttcaaatagtttgagCCTCAACTATCTTCTTCTTCACAACACAATGTGCCAAGCATAAGCTGCATCTAAATGTTAAtagtaaaatactttatttttaaaatcaatatcacatttgcgaTTGTGCAGATAATCAGTGAAACATCACTCTTTTTTCATGTGGTATTACTTAAATACATCATATGACATAAATATTAGACACAAACTCACTCATGGGAATTTATTGAATTCTTGGGTAATTTCTAACTGAATTCTCATAGGCTTTAAAGTGTGCAACATGCTCATGTCTACCctcatttcattaaaacaatCACAATATTATT is a window of Carassius carassius chromosome 23, fCarCar2.1, whole genome shotgun sequence DNA encoding:
- the LOC132101839 gene encoding uncharacterized protein LOC132101839, which gives rise to MKLDLGCSVWFLAVILLPFVRITAGSILGAAVNIELLDQDRSQPVRAHYSVVSSLPCPALDELCNGGDCKDQLSSSPLTGALPSPGWCLHQWQKNIPEHHTSALQLGSERAVPLDSRADLSVRADTNRVNQPPFVALPPPVRLQAACPQEIPVNVMDLDGDEIRCRFKNTELGEFLQLNEETCTLLYEGRARLGQYSVLIMVEDFPSSDSKAEPLSTVPVHLLITVESGAGCSVVPEFTGVSPAGGTVIHVLPFEEVHVNITVDSRVQSLSEIGVTGPPGLFISTMEIGQNFQSSVKLSWVRGPNQFAHLLSVCFAANTQSLQSNIRCIWLQQMQTDPLPPGTELKCKERELQMSLVLPISFLEKLHFSALQLNDPTCPVFYNLTHVTTTFPLTGCGTKRMHLGSELLYTNTLRSINPNTTISRVATLILPLACRIPAQQAKGPAFKISIPEEVKTFGAVSFWLEFHLPGKGPMASKTSLPHLRSSPPVRGARELRASDRMDMLDLHVFSNCSLARAELMVGRCVESETEDLTNARPLLNQGCVSGNGTLEILTSTSTVRIFRLYLGDLGIKGDTMYVECVVHLCVTTKQTDRCSDPCTGTPDPTILDSIMTRSYTVRSGPVSLIKATEISTTAAKPQSATPVAQPSTGQATTATASRPLDTGAIWVVALSLLVLVHLP